From a single Nitrospirota bacterium genomic region:
- a CDS encoding YchJ family protein: MDPCPCGSNVDYGSCCGPLISGEQRAATAEQLMRSRYSAYVKQEIPYILTSLHRDHRSDYDEKSSRAWAERARWHGITILKTISGGPDDAEGQVEFTVSYTENGLRQEHHELSSFKKEEGVWYFTTGKTMPKPVSRALPKTGRNDPCTCGSGKKFKKCCGN; encoded by the coding sequence ATGGATCCTTGCCCCTGCGGTTCAAACGTTGATTACGGCTCCTGCTGCGGCCCCCTTATCTCGGGCGAGCAACGGGCGGCGACAGCCGAGCAGCTCATGCGCTCGCGGTACAGCGCCTACGTCAAGCAAGAGATACCCTATATTCTCACATCCCTGCACCGCGATCACCGGTCCGACTATGACGAAAAGAGCAGCCGCGCCTGGGCTGAACGGGCCCGGTGGCACGGGATCACGATCCTGAAGACGATCAGCGGCGGACCGGATGACGCAGAGGGCCAGGTGGAGTTCACGGTGTCCTACACGGAAAACGGGCTCAGGCAAGAGCACCACGAGCTCTCCTCTTTCAAGAAGGAGGAGGGGGTCTGGTACTTCACGACCGGGAAGACGATGCCGAAACCGGTCTCCCGCGCCTTGCCCAAGACCGGCCGCAACGATCCCTGTACCTGCGGAAGCGGCAAGAAGTTCAAGAAGTGCTGCGGGAATTGA